The Saccopteryx leptura isolate mSacLep1 chromosome 2, mSacLep1_pri_phased_curated, whole genome shotgun sequence genome has a window encoding:
- the FZD10 gene encoding frizzled-10 — MQSSGGGGACARGRGLSPLSFFPFAFLLVFSPPDANLETAAVGPGRGRRGGGVGRSHGALARPPSARAARPLRTCHPGAPRRGQSLPAETRSARRPPRRGLRGSPRLPVLFANFAPLLLGPTSAEAGRGEQGQAGRAWAGARAGTRSRGQQPEPGSGGSEGSRPPREGASDATMQCPGPRLWLVLQVMGSCAAISSMDMERPGDGKCQPIEIPMCKDIGYNMTRMPNLMGHENQREAAIQLHEFAPLVEYGCHGHLRFFLCSLYAPMCTEQVSTPIPACRVMCEQARLKCSPIMEQFNFKWPDSLDCSKLPNKNDPNYLCMEAPNNGSDEPARGSGLFPPLFRPQRPAGAQEHSLKDGGPGRAGCANPGKFHHVEKSASCAPLCTPGVDVYWSRDDKRFAVVWLAVWSVLCFFSSAFTVLTFLIDPDRFRYPERPIIFLSMCYCVSSLGYIIRLFAGAESIACDRDSGQLYVIQEGLESTGCTLVFLVLYYFGMASSLWWVILTLTWFLAAGKKWGHEAIEANSSYFHLAAWAIPAVKTILILVMRRVAGDELTGVCYVGSMDVNALTGFVLIPLACYLILGTSFILSGFVALFHIRRVMKTGGENTDKLEKLMVRIGVFSVLYTVPATCVIACYFYERLNMEYWKLLAAQRKCRVNNQTKSLDCLMAASIPAVEIFLVKIFMLLVVGITSGVWIWTAKTLQSWRTVCSRRFKKKNRRKPASVITHSGIYKKAQHPPKTYLGKYEIPAQPPTCV, encoded by the coding sequence ATGCAAAGCAGCGGCGGAGGCGGGGCGTGCgcccgggggcggggcctgtCACCGCTCAGCTTTTTCCCTTTTGCCTTTTTACTCGTCTTCTCACCCCCGGACGCAAACCTCGAAACAGCTGCGGTTGGGCCGGGCCGAGGCCggcgcgggggtggggtggggagaagccacGGCGCGCTGGCCCGGCCACCGAGCGCCCGCGCCGCCCGCCCGCTCCGGACGTGCCACCCGGGCGCCCCCAGAAGAGGCCAAAGTTTGCCGGCAGAGACTCGCAGTGCGCGCCGGCCGCCGCGCCGAGGGCTCCGGGGCTCCCCTCGCCTCCCGGTATTGTTCGCCAACTTTGCTCCTCTGCTCCTCGGCCCCACCTCGGCTGAGGCCGGGCGCGGGgagcagggccaggctgggcgGGCATGGGCGGGGGCCCGGGCCGGGACGCGGAGCCGGGGCCAGCAGCCCGAGCCCGGGAGCGGCGGCTCTGAGGGGAGCAGACCTCCCCGCGAGGGCGCCTCCGACGCCACCATGCAGTGCCCGGGTCCCCGCCTGTGGCTGGTCCTGCAGGTGATGGGGTCGTGCGCCGCCATCAGCTCCATGGACATGGAGCGCCCGGGAGACGGCAAGTGCCAGCCTATCGAGATCCCGATGTGCAAGGACATCGGCTACAACATGACCCGCATGCCCAACCTGATGGGCCACGAGAACCAGCGCGAGGCCGCCATCCAGCTGCACGAGTTCGCGCCGCTGGTGGAGTACGGGTGCCACGGCCACCTCCGCTTCTTCCTGTGCTCGCTGTACGCGCCCATGTGCACCGAGCAGGTCTCCACCCCTATCCCCGCCTGCCGGGTCATGTGCGAGCAGGCCCGGCTCAAGTGCTCGCCGATCATGGAGCAGTTCAACTTCAAGTGGCCCGACTCGCTGGATTGCAGCAAACTCCCCAACAAAAACGACCCCAATTACCTGTGCATGGAAGCGCCCAACAACGGCTCCGACGAACCAGCCCGCGGCTCTGGCCTGTTCCCGCCGCTCTTCCGGCCGCAGAGGCCCGCGGGCGCGCAGGAGCACTCGCTGAAGGATGGGGGCCCAGGGCGCGCCGGCTGCGCCAACCCAGGCAAGTTCCACCACGTGGAGAAGAGCGCGTCGTGCGCACCACTCTGCACGCCGGGCGTGGACGTGTACTGGAGCCGTGACGACAAGCGCTTCGCTGTGGTCTGGCTGGCCGTGTGGTCCGTTCTCTGCTTCTTCTCCAGCGCCTTCACGGTGCTCACCTTCCTCATCGACCCCGACCGCTTTCGCTACCCGGAGCGCCCCATCATTTTCCTCTCCATGTGCTACTGCGTGTCCTCGTTGGGTTACATCATCCGCCTCTTCGCGGGCGCGGAGAGCATCGCCTGCGACCGGGACAGCGGGCAGCTCTATGTCATCCAGGAGGGGCTGGAGAGCACGGGCTGCACCCTGGTCTTTCTGGTCCTCTACTACTTCGGCATGGCCAGCTCGCTCTGGTGGGTGATCCTCACGCTCACCTGGTTCCTGGCCGCTGGCAAGAAGTGGGGCCACGAGGCCATTGAGGCCAACAGTAGCTACTTTCACCTGGCGGCCTGGGCCATCCCGGCCGTGAAGACCATCCTCATCCTGGTAATGCGCCGGGTGGCGGGGGACGAGCTCACCGGTGTCTGCTACGTGGGCAGCATGGACGTGAACGCGCTCACGGGCTTCGTCCTCATCCCCTTGGCCTGTTACCTCATCCTTGGCACTTCCTTCATCCTCTCGGGCTTCGTGGCTCTTTTCCACATCCGCAGGGTGATGAAGACGGGTGGGGAGAACACGGACAAActggagaagctgatggtgaGGATCGGGGTGTTTTCCGTGCTGTACACCGTGCCGGCCACCTGTGTGATCGCCTGTTACTTTTACGAACGCCTTAACATGGAGTACTGGAAACTGCTGGCCGCGCAGCGCAAGTGCCGGGTTAACAACCAGACCAAGAGCCTGGACTGCCTGATGGCCGCGTCCATCCCGGCCGTGGAGATCTTCCTGGTGAAGATTTTCATGCTGCTGGTGGTGGGCATCACCAGCGGCGTCTGGATCTGGACGGCCAAGACGCTGCAGTCCTGGCGCACAGTCTGCAGCCGCCGGTTCAAAAAGAAGAACCGGAGGAAACCAGCTAGCGTCATCACCCACAGTGGGATTTACAAAAAAGCTCAGCACCCCCCCAAAACGTACCTGGGGAAATATGAAATCCCTGCCCAGCCGCCCACCTGTGTGTGA